From a single Botrytis cinerea B05.10 chromosome 16, complete sequence genomic region:
- the Bcsec22 gene encoding Bcsec22: protein MIKSTQIARLDGLMLCASVDDEQTETSLAEIKSQVKMVLRKMNRNSADQATLDSGPYTMHYMIANDIVFLCICERSYPRKLAFTYLSDLSTEFNTTYPATQVHSPTLRPYAFMDFDTFISRTKSTYSDTRATQNLDKLNDELRDVTKVMTKNIEDLLYRGDNLERMGEVSSRLREDSKKYRKAAVRINWELMLKQYGPIGGLGLFMIIFIWWRFF, encoded by the exons ATGATCAAATCCACACAAATCGCGAGGCTGGATG GTCTTATGTTATGCGCCTCAGTTGACGACGAGCAG ACTGAGACTTCCCTTGCAGAGATCAAGTCACAAGTCAAGATGGTGCTCCGAAAAATGAATCGAAATTCTGCCGATCAAGCAACTCTCGATAGCGGTCCATATACTATGCA CTATATGATCGCCAACGACATCGTTTTCCTCTGCATTTGCGAACGCTCATACCCACGAAAGCTTGCATTCACATACCTCTCTGATCTTTCCACCGAATTCAACACCACATACCCCGCCACTCAAGTACACTCACCAACTTTACGGCCATATGCCTTCATGGATTTTGATACGTTCATTTCGCGGACAAAATCCACATATTCCGATACACGAGCAACACAGAATCTTGACAAGCTTAACGATGAACTTCGAGATGTTACCAAGGTTATGACCAAGAATATTGAAGACTTGCTCTACAGAGGAGATAACCTGGAGCGTATGGGTGAGGTGAGCAGCAGATTGAGAGAAGACAGCAAGAAATACCGCAAAGCTGCCGTAAGAATCAACTGGGAACTGATGTTGAAGCAATATGGACCAATTGGTGGGCTAGGACTTTTCATGATTATCTTCATCTGGTGGAGATTTTTCTGA
- the Bcpre5 gene encoding Bcpre5, translating into MFRNNYDNDSVTFSPQGRIFQVEYASEAVKQGSVVVGIVSKTHAVLVALKRNAEELSSYQKKVIAIDEHVGLALAGLASDARVLSNFMKNQTLASRLTYDRAIPIERLVASIGDRAQTNTQHYGKRPYGVGLLVAGVDETGPHLFEFQPSGMTQEMNACAIGARSQMARTYLERHLEEFPDCGKEELVKHGLRALKESLAQDKELTVENTSVGVVGVKAEGAKSIEGFKLFDGQDVKQWVDLAADSAEGAEGTEAAEGGDSMEVDA; encoded by the exons ATGTTTAGAAACAATTATGATAACGATTCTGTTACCTT CTCCCCACAAGGTCGAATCTTTCAAGTCGAATATGCTTCAGAGGCTGTGAAGCAGGGCAGTGTTGTTGTGGGAATAGTTAGCAAGACTCATGCTGTTCTTGTGGCTTTAAAG AGAAACGCAGAAGAACTCTCCTCGTACCAAAAAAAAGTAATCGCAATCGATGAGCACGTTGGACTTGCCCTCGCCGGTCTTGCCTCCGACGCCCGCGTCCTCTCCAACTTCATGAAAAACCAAACTCTCGCCTCGCGTTTAACATATGACCGAGCCATCCCCATCGAACGACTTGTCGCTTCAATCGGTGACCGCGCTCAAACTAATACTCAACATTACGGCAAGCGTCCTTACGGTGTTGGTCTTCTCGTAGCAGGTGTTGATGAAACCGGACCTCATTTATTCGAGTTCCAACCATCGGGCATGACGCAGGAAATGAATGCTTGTGCGATTGGTGCGAGGAGTCAAATGGCCAGAACTTATTTGGAGAGACATTTGGAGGAGTTCCCAGACtgtggaaaagaagaattggtTAAGCACGGCTTAAGAGCGCTTAAGGAATCTTTAGCTCAAGACAAGGAGTTGACGGTCGAGAATACGAGTGTGGGTGTCGTGGGAGTCAAGGCGGAAGGGGCTAAGAGCATTGAGGGTTTCAAGCTATTTGATGGCCAGGATGTAAAGCAATGGGTAGATTTGGCAGCGGATAGTGCAGAGGGTGCAGAAGGTACTGAAGCTGCGGAGGGCGGTGATTCGATGGAGGTAGATGCATAA
- the Bcvps55 gene encoding Bcvps55 produces the protein MTAGLKTIISLSFVLALGFLLVILSCALFHQYLPLLVVLTFILAPLPNFLASRCSSPDDFSDSSSSGVLDLGRFATGFLCMMGVALPAVLAHSHIITVPAMFMSIIGGVLIYGTIISFGMFFQEEAEF, from the exons ATGACCGCCGGCctaaaaacaataatttcCCTCTCCTTC GTGCTCGCCCTCGGATTCCTCCTCGTAATCCTCTCTTGCGCACTCTTCCACCAATACCTGCCCCTCCTTGTCGTCCTCACATTTATTCTCGCTCCTCTCCCCAATTTCCTCGCATCCCGCTGTTCTTCCCCCGATGACTTCTCcgattcttcctcttctggaGTTCTCGATCTCGGTCGTTTCGCAACGGGTTTCTTGTGTATGATGGGTGTAGCTCTTCCAGCGGTGTTGGCGCATAGTCATATTATTACTGTGCCGGCGATGTTCATGAGCATTATTGGCGGTGTGCTGATTTATGGCACGATCATTAGTTTTGGAATGTTTTTCCAGGAGGAGGCTGAGTTCTAG